The following proteins come from a genomic window of Sardina pilchardus chromosome 13, fSarPil1.1, whole genome shotgun sequence:
- the LOC134100099 gene encoding olfactory receptor 52B2-like, with translation MDNVSNVSSVLTLQGFDVPQERAFLAFLLATLGYMVIVFCNLLLLITIILDKNLHHPMYILLINMPINDLIGSSALFPQIMREFLSNSESIEFPACVTQAFFVHIYASGVTFILAAMAYDRYIAICRPLQYATIMTNAHLMTIIALIWGSSLILIGVLFILLLRLPRCRNNVTHTYCDNPSLLRLMCADTTINNIYGILTVIVTQPMTVALILYTYLQILMACFRSKSTDTRSKAMQTCATHLVVFLLFECLGLFTIISYRLKYLSPGLTKFIGVSALIFPPTLNPIIYGINTKEIRKRAIMRLKKNVFPM, from the coding sequence ATGGACAACGTTTCAAATGTATCCTCTGTTTTGACACTTCAAGGCTTCGATGTACCACAGGAAAGGGCTTTCCTGGCTTTTCTTCTGGCCACACTAGGATATATGGTTATTGTTTTCTGCAACCTTCTTCTGCTCATTACCATCATTCTCGACAAAAATCTTCACCATCCAATGTACATTCTTCTGATAAACATGCCAATCAACGATCTCATTGGCTCATCAGCATTATTTCCACAGATCATGAGGGAGTTTTTGTCTAACTCCGAATCCATAGAGTTCCCTGCCTGTGTAACCCAAGCCTTTTTTGTTCACATCTATGCCAGCGGGGTAACGTTTATTTTAGCAGCCATGGCCTATGACAGATATATTGCTATATGCAGACCACTGCAGTATGCCACAATAATGACCAATGCCCACCTCATGACAATAATTGCACTAATCTGGGGTTCAAGTTTGATTTTGATTGGAGTGCTTTTCATCCTGCTCCTAAGGCTACCTCGCTGTAGAAATAATGTGACTCACACTTACTGTGACAATCCATCATTGTTGAGGCTGATGTGCGCAGACACAACAATTAATAACATTTATGGTATTCTGACTGTGATTGTGACACAGCCAATGACTGTGGCTCTCATTCTGTACACTTACCTGCAGATTCTGATGGCTTGTTTCAGAAGCAAAAGCACAGACACAAGAAGCAAAGCCATGCAAACATGTGCAACACatcttgttgtttttctcctttttgaGTGTTTAGGGCTTTTTACGATAATTTCTTACAGGTTAAAATACCTATCTCCTGGTCTTACAAAGTTTATTGGTGTTTCAGCTTTAATATTTCCTCCTACCCTGAATCCAATTATTTATGGAATCAATACAAAGGAAATCAGGAAAAGAGCCATCATGCGTTTGAAGAAAAATGTATTCCCAATGTGA